Proteins from one Malaya genurostris strain Urasoe2022 chromosome 2, Malgen_1.1, whole genome shotgun sequence genomic window:
- the LOC131430665 gene encoding uncharacterized protein LOC131430665 isoform X2, with protein MVTNGTYDTMNDDSCSISTTTELRNPDASSDGDDRSVITGGTLPIRKATSGNHLVPGAGSKKRRSASTLEGVISTKHHLKLVSKELEWERKFRDDQLSRLLKALIYFEARLQSEQRLIRQQLHEKDDVINRQNCTINRMKRKLGVDTESDIDLPEVAQYCPKCRRSYYGNEVRCSGTQTGEYRGDGEESVNTENLSLNSVEYASSSEEQDSSLYVRANSFKDARRSRKYTSKRSYQSYQRPSRQSSFKSTTSSSINGGGKLPGLSLSGGSTGDNNETYENIEPNKNVPKIVIYENYESDKENSKEYKGRDASNYDVVEPSYSNRMNSLHGLKQITRIDEGESADDGRSTDPLKETDEESLLYEGNQTGKSANGNQQKYTEGMEMKQTIETSDDWYASASDMEDSDTALGKPYSNAAVNPVLECVNQILLQQSMDGFGENKELTNENEEDMYIKAQDPQKEPSQVRLKRVHFSTQNSMVQVPRINLESSPVHRKDEKSSPTYEIQSIYSNEYEPIGSEQNSYSNYYVDMESKLGSEDRERELAAAEKRKIPPALPPKPANLLKLQQISKQRMIQIKPKSSSGNSDIAESEPDYCSISEIQDSVKCVQIVAEIHKESCEDDYSVVDEELEETESKKSIDPEESFADVPKLPNVAEIVPPKKEPLTKFISQDNYITKSHNGTPVKNTPTKKDGEFREQLSEIIAEINKQSPAIRNASKKHVPVKEMGFRNVSNIPTLGIPAKLKTAEKISFLSKLNSGSTTNLSMNAKLNGSLPRPNRAMVFKTNSPVKPISTNLNSLVPTSPNKSGSFIPNLKSSNAQNIQNGNSPKTSPAKKSPAPLIIAEDSKLPIQAEFDWYNLDAEYGKPNQPDIIVETDPGKPSDQPTNGLEEKPVDDANSTTNGHSSEASGSDLENVEYNLDEAYKTMAPIVPPPDIIQKNSMTPKNGKIPFNSISFKELMTLNETPKIEKSKPSSTETTNGNYEHFLDDSGLCSKPIILPRKKRVYYSGPFV; from the exons ATG GTGACGAATGGCACGTATGACACCATGAACGACGATAGCTGTTCTATATCTACGACGACGGAGCTACGCAACCCGGATGCCAGCTCCGACGGGGACGATCGCAGTGTTATCACCGGAGGAACGTTACCCATTCGGAAAGCCACCAGCGGGAATCACCTGGTCCCGGGTGCTGGTAGTAAGAAACGTCGCTCGGCGTCTACACTGGAGGGAGTCATCAGTACCAAGCATCATCTGAAACTAGTCAGCAAAGAGTTGGAATGGGAGCGCAAGTTTCGCGATGATCAGCTTTCGAGATTGTTGAAAGCGTTGATCTATTTCGAGGCGCGGCTTCAGAGCGAGCAACGGCTGATTCGGCAGCAACTGCACGAGAAAGATGACGTGATCAACCGGCAGAACTGTACGATCAATCGTATGAAACGGAAGCTGGGTGTGGATACCGAGTCCGATATAGATCTGCCAGAGGTGGCGCAGTATTGTCCCAAGTGTCGGAGAAGTTATTATGGAAATGAGGTTAGGTGCAGTGGGACGCAAACCGGCGAATATCGGGGGGACGGTGAAGAGAGTGTAAATACAG AGAACCTCTCGCTGAACAGCGTGGAGTATGCCTCGTCGAGCGAGGAGCAGGACTCGTCGCTGTACGTACGTGCCAATTCGTTCAAGGATGCCCGCCGGAGCCGCAAGTATACCAGCAAACGGTCCTACCAGAGCTATCAGCGTCCGTCACGGCAAAGCAGCTTCAAAAGTAcaaccagcagcagcatcaaCGGAGGCGGCAAGCTACCGGGTCTTAGTCTGAGCGGTGGTTCGACGGGCGACAACAACGAAACATACGAGAACATCGAACCAAATAAGAATGTGCCTAAAATTGTGATTTATGAGAATTACGAAAGCGATAAGGAAAACAGTAAAGAGTACAAGGGACGGGATGCTAGCAACTACGATGTCGTGGAGCCATCGTACTCGAACAGGATGAATTCGTTGCATGGACTCAAGCAAATTACCAGAATCGATGAAGGGGAGAGTGCCGATGATGGGCGATCCACGGATCCTTTGAAAGAAACTGACGAAGAAAGTCTTCTGTACGAAGGAAATCAGACTGGAAAGAGTGCCAATGGTAATCAGCAGAAGTATACGGAAGGAATGGAAATGAAGCAGACGATTGAGACGAGTGACGATTGGTATGCGAGTGCCAGTGATATGGAGGATTCGGATACGGCATTGGGGAAGCCGTACAGTAACGCGGCTGTGAATCCTGTCCTGGAGTGTGTTAATCAG ATACTTCTTCAACAATCGATGGACGGCTTTGGAGAGAATAAGGAATTGACCAACGAGAACGAGGAGGATATGTATATAAAAGCCCAGGATCCGCAAAAAGAACCgtctcaagtgcgattgaaaagGGTTCATTTTTCCACTCAAAACAGTATGGTGCAAGTTCCACGAATCAACTTGGAGTCTTCTCCGGTGCATCGAAAAGATGAAAAATCTTCGCCAACATATGAGATTCAGAGTATCTACAGTAACGAGTACGAACCGATTGGGTCGGAACAAAATTCCTATTCGAACTACTACGTCGACATGGAGTCCAAGCTGGGATCGGAAGACCGTGAACGAGAGTTGGCCGCTGCGGAAAAGCGAAAAATACCACCAGCATTACCTCCGAAACCGGCCAATTTGCTCAAGCTTCAGCAGATATCCAAACAACGAATGATACAAATTAAGCCTAAAAGTTCCTCCGGCAACAGCGACATTGCCGAGTCGGAACCTGATTACTGTTCCATCAGTGAGATTCAGGACTCCGTGAAATGTGTTCAGATTGTCGCAGAGATTCACAAGGAATCGTGCGAGGACGACTATTCAGTAGTCGATGAAGAGTTGGAGGAAACCGAAAGCAAGAAAAGTATCGATCCGGAGGAGTCGTTTGCGGATGTTCCAAAGCTTCCTAATGTAGCGGAAATTGTGCCTCCAAAGAAAGAGCCACTGACAAAGTTCATTAGTCAGGATAACTACATAACGAAGTCGCACAATGGAACACCAGTAAAAAATACACCAACAAAGAAGGACGGTGAATTCCGTGAGCAACTGTCGGAAATCATAGCAGAGATTAATAAGCAGTCACCGGCGATCCGGAATGCCTCCAAGAAACATGTCCCCGTTAAAGAAATGGGATTTCGGAATGTTAGTAATATTCCCACCTTAGGAATTCCGGCTAAACTAAAAACTGCAGAAAAGATAAGCTTTTTAAGCAAATTAAATTCCGGATCAACGACGAATCTGAGTATGAATGCGAAGTTGAACGGGTCGCTACCAAGACCGAATCGAGCCATGGTGTTCAAAACCAACTCACCGGTTAAGCCAATAAgtacaaatttaaattcattggTTCCGACTAGTCCGAATAAATCCGGATCGTTCATTCCGAATCTAAAGTCTTCGAACGCGCAAAACATCCAGAATGGCAACTCCCCGAAAACGTCCCCGGCCAAAAAATCACCTGCTCCGCTCATCATCGCCGAAGACAGCAAATTGCCCATTCaagctgaatttgattggtacaATTTGGATGCTGAGTATGGGAAACCAAACCAGCCGGACATAATCGTAGAGACGGATCCGGGAAAACCGTCCGATCAGCCAACCAACGGCCTAGAGGAGAAACCAGTCGATGACGCTAACTCGACGACCAACGGTCACAGTTCCGAAGCAAGCGGAAGCGATCTGGAGAATGTTGAGTACAATTTGGATGAGGCCTACAAAACGATGGCCCCGATTGTGCCACCACCGGATATCATTCAGAAGAACTCGATGACGCCCAAGAATGGGAAAATTCCCTTCAACAGCATATCGTTCAAGGAGCTGATGACGTTGAACGAGACACCTAAGATTGAGAAAAGCAAGCCATCCTCTACGGAGACCACGAATGGAAACTATGAACACTTTTTGGATGATTCGGGTCTTTGCTCGAAACCGATTATACTGCCAAGGAAGAAGAGGGTGTACTATTCCGGTCCGTTTGTTTAG
- the LOC131430665 gene encoding uncharacterized protein LOC131430665 isoform X1, giving the protein MFGASSVQTQHFVSYSSGIGNSTAEERRPALKPDGSFRKQRSGTEIGSSMKWNSSNSSLSSANERKSTIATEVEAKVTNGTYDTMNDDSCSISTTTELRNPDASSDGDDRSVITGGTLPIRKATSGNHLVPGAGSKKRRSASTLEGVISTKHHLKLVSKELEWERKFRDDQLSRLLKALIYFEARLQSEQRLIRQQLHEKDDVINRQNCTINRMKRKLGVDTESDIDLPEVAQYCPKCRRSYYGNEVRCSGTQTGEYRGDGEESVNTENLSLNSVEYASSSEEQDSSLYVRANSFKDARRSRKYTSKRSYQSYQRPSRQSSFKSTTSSSINGGGKLPGLSLSGGSTGDNNETYENIEPNKNVPKIVIYENYESDKENSKEYKGRDASNYDVVEPSYSNRMNSLHGLKQITRIDEGESADDGRSTDPLKETDEESLLYEGNQTGKSANGNQQKYTEGMEMKQTIETSDDWYASASDMEDSDTALGKPYSNAAVNPVLECVNQILLQQSMDGFGENKELTNENEEDMYIKAQDPQKEPSQVRLKRVHFSTQNSMVQVPRINLESSPVHRKDEKSSPTYEIQSIYSNEYEPIGSEQNSYSNYYVDMESKLGSEDRERELAAAEKRKIPPALPPKPANLLKLQQISKQRMIQIKPKSSSGNSDIAESEPDYCSISEIQDSVKCVQIVAEIHKESCEDDYSVVDEELEETESKKSIDPEESFADVPKLPNVAEIVPPKKEPLTKFISQDNYITKSHNGTPVKNTPTKKDGEFREQLSEIIAEINKQSPAIRNASKKHVPVKEMGFRNVSNIPTLGIPAKLKTAEKISFLSKLNSGSTTNLSMNAKLNGSLPRPNRAMVFKTNSPVKPISTNLNSLVPTSPNKSGSFIPNLKSSNAQNIQNGNSPKTSPAKKSPAPLIIAEDSKLPIQAEFDWYNLDAEYGKPNQPDIIVETDPGKPSDQPTNGLEEKPVDDANSTTNGHSSEASGSDLENVEYNLDEAYKTMAPIVPPPDIIQKNSMTPKNGKIPFNSISFKELMTLNETPKIEKSKPSSTETTNGNYEHFLDDSGLCSKPIILPRKKRVYYSGPFV; this is encoded by the exons GTGACGAATGGCACGTATGACACCATGAACGACGATAGCTGTTCTATATCTACGACGACGGAGCTACGCAACCCGGATGCCAGCTCCGACGGGGACGATCGCAGTGTTATCACCGGAGGAACGTTACCCATTCGGAAAGCCACCAGCGGGAATCACCTGGTCCCGGGTGCTGGTAGTAAGAAACGTCGCTCGGCGTCTACACTGGAGGGAGTCATCAGTACCAAGCATCATCTGAAACTAGTCAGCAAAGAGTTGGAATGGGAGCGCAAGTTTCGCGATGATCAGCTTTCGAGATTGTTGAAAGCGTTGATCTATTTCGAGGCGCGGCTTCAGAGCGAGCAACGGCTGATTCGGCAGCAACTGCACGAGAAAGATGACGTGATCAACCGGCAGAACTGTACGATCAATCGTATGAAACGGAAGCTGGGTGTGGATACCGAGTCCGATATAGATCTGCCAGAGGTGGCGCAGTATTGTCCCAAGTGTCGGAGAAGTTATTATGGAAATGAGGTTAGGTGCAGTGGGACGCAAACCGGCGAATATCGGGGGGACGGTGAAGAGAGTGTAAATACAG AGAACCTCTCGCTGAACAGCGTGGAGTATGCCTCGTCGAGCGAGGAGCAGGACTCGTCGCTGTACGTACGTGCCAATTCGTTCAAGGATGCCCGCCGGAGCCGCAAGTATACCAGCAAACGGTCCTACCAGAGCTATCAGCGTCCGTCACGGCAAAGCAGCTTCAAAAGTAcaaccagcagcagcatcaaCGGAGGCGGCAAGCTACCGGGTCTTAGTCTGAGCGGTGGTTCGACGGGCGACAACAACGAAACATACGAGAACATCGAACCAAATAAGAATGTGCCTAAAATTGTGATTTATGAGAATTACGAAAGCGATAAGGAAAACAGTAAAGAGTACAAGGGACGGGATGCTAGCAACTACGATGTCGTGGAGCCATCGTACTCGAACAGGATGAATTCGTTGCATGGACTCAAGCAAATTACCAGAATCGATGAAGGGGAGAGTGCCGATGATGGGCGATCCACGGATCCTTTGAAAGAAACTGACGAAGAAAGTCTTCTGTACGAAGGAAATCAGACTGGAAAGAGTGCCAATGGTAATCAGCAGAAGTATACGGAAGGAATGGAAATGAAGCAGACGATTGAGACGAGTGACGATTGGTATGCGAGTGCCAGTGATATGGAGGATTCGGATACGGCATTGGGGAAGCCGTACAGTAACGCGGCTGTGAATCCTGTCCTGGAGTGTGTTAATCAG ATACTTCTTCAACAATCGATGGACGGCTTTGGAGAGAATAAGGAATTGACCAACGAGAACGAGGAGGATATGTATATAAAAGCCCAGGATCCGCAAAAAGAACCgtctcaagtgcgattgaaaagGGTTCATTTTTCCACTCAAAACAGTATGGTGCAAGTTCCACGAATCAACTTGGAGTCTTCTCCGGTGCATCGAAAAGATGAAAAATCTTCGCCAACATATGAGATTCAGAGTATCTACAGTAACGAGTACGAACCGATTGGGTCGGAACAAAATTCCTATTCGAACTACTACGTCGACATGGAGTCCAAGCTGGGATCGGAAGACCGTGAACGAGAGTTGGCCGCTGCGGAAAAGCGAAAAATACCACCAGCATTACCTCCGAAACCGGCCAATTTGCTCAAGCTTCAGCAGATATCCAAACAACGAATGATACAAATTAAGCCTAAAAGTTCCTCCGGCAACAGCGACATTGCCGAGTCGGAACCTGATTACTGTTCCATCAGTGAGATTCAGGACTCCGTGAAATGTGTTCAGATTGTCGCAGAGATTCACAAGGAATCGTGCGAGGACGACTATTCAGTAGTCGATGAAGAGTTGGAGGAAACCGAAAGCAAGAAAAGTATCGATCCGGAGGAGTCGTTTGCGGATGTTCCAAAGCTTCCTAATGTAGCGGAAATTGTGCCTCCAAAGAAAGAGCCACTGACAAAGTTCATTAGTCAGGATAACTACATAACGAAGTCGCACAATGGAACACCAGTAAAAAATACACCAACAAAGAAGGACGGTGAATTCCGTGAGCAACTGTCGGAAATCATAGCAGAGATTAATAAGCAGTCACCGGCGATCCGGAATGCCTCCAAGAAACATGTCCCCGTTAAAGAAATGGGATTTCGGAATGTTAGTAATATTCCCACCTTAGGAATTCCGGCTAAACTAAAAACTGCAGAAAAGATAAGCTTTTTAAGCAAATTAAATTCCGGATCAACGACGAATCTGAGTATGAATGCGAAGTTGAACGGGTCGCTACCAAGACCGAATCGAGCCATGGTGTTCAAAACCAACTCACCGGTTAAGCCAATAAgtacaaatttaaattcattggTTCCGACTAGTCCGAATAAATCCGGATCGTTCATTCCGAATCTAAAGTCTTCGAACGCGCAAAACATCCAGAATGGCAACTCCCCGAAAACGTCCCCGGCCAAAAAATCACCTGCTCCGCTCATCATCGCCGAAGACAGCAAATTGCCCATTCaagctgaatttgattggtacaATTTGGATGCTGAGTATGGGAAACCAAACCAGCCGGACATAATCGTAGAGACGGATCCGGGAAAACCGTCCGATCAGCCAACCAACGGCCTAGAGGAGAAACCAGTCGATGACGCTAACTCGACGACCAACGGTCACAGTTCCGAAGCAAGCGGAAGCGATCTGGAGAATGTTGAGTACAATTTGGATGAGGCCTACAAAACGATGGCCCCGATTGTGCCACCACCGGATATCATTCAGAAGAACTCGATGACGCCCAAGAATGGGAAAATTCCCTTCAACAGCATATCGTTCAAGGAGCTGATGACGTTGAACGAGACACCTAAGATTGAGAAAAGCAAGCCATCCTCTACGGAGACCACGAATGGAAACTATGAACACTTTTTGGATGATTCGGGTCTTTGCTCGAAACCGATTATACTGCCAAGGAAGAAGAGGGTGTACTATTCCGGTCCGTTTGTTTAG